A window of the Mucilaginibacter sp. cycad4 genome harbors these coding sequences:
- a CDS encoding putative toxin-antitoxin system toxin component, PIN family yields MQSVIPGKLIKVILDTNLWISFLIRKDYSNLDTLLFNNHVKLVFSKELLDEFFEVAKRPKFRRYFTSVDIEDLIATIEEYAEFVEVKSTVEACRDKKDNFLLALAVDSDATYLLTGDLDLLDLGSFNDTTITTITDFFKSGIIS; encoded by the coding sequence GTGCAAAGCGTTATTCCCGGTAAGTTGATTAAAGTAATTTTAGATACCAATTTATGGATAAGCTTCCTTATCAGGAAGGATTATTCTAATCTTGATACTTTACTTTTTAATAACCATGTAAAACTTGTTTTTAGTAAAGAGTTATTGGACGAATTTTTCGAAGTTGCCAAACGTCCAAAGTTTCGGCGCTACTTTACATCGGTCGATATTGAAGATCTCATTGCGACTATCGAAGAATATGCGGAATTTGTAGAGGTGAAAAGCACTGTGGAAGCGTGCCGGGACAAAAAGGATAATTTCCTCTTAGCCTTAGCTGTTGATAGCGATGCCACCTATCTGTTAACAGGAGATCTCGATCTTCTTGATTTAGGTTCGTTTAACGATACAACCATCACAACTATTACCGATTTTTTTAAAAGCGGCATCATTTCTTAA
- a CDS encoding glycosyltransferase produces MNILIVNNTQIPATKYGGTERIIWWLGRELNRLGHQITYLVGAGSTCPFARVLIYDPAVDINQQVPDDIDIVHFQFQVSGFTKKPYIVTVHNNPGGAQLDLNSVFVSANHAQRHGSTVFVHNAIDTADYQVPDLNKKRTLTHFLAKAAWRIKNVKGAIDVAIMSGNKLVVLGGTRLNLKMGLRFTPNLNVRFKGMVGDEAKSIVMNSSKALLFPVLWHEPFGIAIVESLYFGCPVFGTPYGSLSELVPAEVGLLSASKTELATGLKNVESFSRQYCHQYAVDNFNIGKMAAAYLALYEQVLNGQTLNSQQPKLINNHQPKYLPWNN; encoded by the coding sequence ATGAACATCCTCATCGTAAACAACACCCAAATTCCGGCAACTAAATATGGCGGTACCGAGCGCATTATCTGGTGGCTTGGCCGTGAGCTGAACCGGTTAGGGCATCAGATCACTTATCTGGTAGGAGCAGGCTCAACCTGCCCCTTTGCCAGAGTATTAATCTATGATCCGGCGGTTGATATCAACCAGCAGGTGCCCGATGATATTGATATAGTACATTTTCAATTTCAGGTGAGTGGTTTTACTAAAAAGCCTTATATAGTTACGGTTCATAATAACCCGGGTGGCGCGCAATTGGATCTTAATTCGGTATTTGTGTCGGCCAATCACGCACAAAGACATGGTTCAACGGTGTTTGTACATAATGCTATCGACACGGCCGATTACCAGGTTCCCGATCTGAATAAAAAACGTACCCTCACCCACTTCCTTGCTAAAGCAGCCTGGCGGATCAAAAACGTAAAAGGCGCTATTGATGTAGCTATCATGAGCGGTAATAAATTAGTAGTACTTGGCGGCACCCGGCTTAACCTGAAAATGGGGCTGCGTTTTACCCCCAATTTGAATGTACGTTTTAAAGGCATGGTAGGCGATGAAGCAAAATCGATAGTGATGAACAGCTCAAAAGCTTTGCTTTTCCCGGTATTGTGGCACGAGCCATTCGGAATAGCCATTGTTGAAAGCCTTTATTTTGGCTGCCCGGTTTTCGGTACGCCATACGGTTCATTGTCCGAACTGGTACCGGCAGAAGTTGGTTTGCTTTCAGCAAGCAAAACTGAATTAGCCACCGGACTTAAAAACGTTGAAAGTTTCAGCAGGCAATATTGCCATCAATATGCAGTCGACAATTTTAATATAGGTAAAATGGCTGCTGCATACCTGGCGTTGTATGAACAGGTTCTGAACGGGCAAACGTTAAATTCACAGCAGCCTAAACTCATCAATAACCATCAGCCCAAATACCTGCCATGGAATAATTAA
- a CDS encoding TlpA disulfide reductase family protein, which produces MKIITYSLFAFFILLGCIVHAQTKKIKSVPDIEVYDIKGKHTTLKQLGQNKVFFIDCWFVPCPPCFREMGMLHKLYAKYKDNKNFRFITLCQTDSGIVKRFIAQDKSIANFVQMYKDFSKRQDFKLPVYFIPGCNEKIYTGKVLAKYTPDDKTKCPDRQFGFRGYPTVFIFNKQGKLIFKKTGYASENEDDNTKKMENLIARNIAAK; this is translated from the coding sequence ATGAAAATAATAACCTACTCCTTATTCGCATTTTTCATTTTGCTTGGCTGCATAGTGCATGCGCAAACCAAAAAAATTAAATCGGTACCTGATATTGAGGTTTATGATATCAAAGGGAAACATACAACGCTAAAACAGTTAGGCCAAAACAAAGTGTTTTTTATTGATTGCTGGTTTGTGCCTTGTCCGCCCTGTTTTCGTGAAATGGGGATGTTGCATAAACTTTATGCTAAGTACAAAGACAATAAAAATTTCAGGTTTATTACTTTGTGTCAAACCGATAGCGGAATAGTTAAACGGTTTATAGCACAGGATAAATCAATTGCCAATTTTGTGCAGATGTATAAGGATTTTAGCAAGCGGCAGGATTTTAAACTACCGGTTTATTTTATACCTGGTTGCAATGAAAAGATTTACACCGGCAAAGTTTTAGCGAAATACACACCCGATGATAAAACTAAATGTCCCGACAGACAGTTTGGTTTTAGGGGATACCCTACAGTTTTTATTTTCAACAAGCAGGGAAAACTGATCTTCAAAAAAACTGGATATGCTTCTGAAAATGAAGATGACAATACTAAAAAGATGGAAAACCTGATAGCGCGGAACATAGCAGCTAAGTGA
- a CDS encoding outer membrane protein assembly factor BamD encodes MFKKQLTLLASVLAIVIITLGSCKSKYEKLKASNDYAKKYQEAIKYYNKKDYNKALGLFEVLVERYRGREGAEDLFYYYAFTYYKQKDYTSARYHFKTFADTYPSSPRAEECRFFSAYCYYLDSPIYSLDQDNTLKAIDALQLFINLYPKSDRVAEASKLIQNLRDKLETKAYANAKLYLTISDYQSAVIAFNNALRDYPDTKYGEEMEYLIVKAQYQYAYHSFETKQEDRFNQAIAYADQFAEKYPNSKYLHETQTYAKDSQQGIKQAQRLIAEAMSNEKTAKKLLKKDTVTTASPSEKNQPQKIPY; translated from the coding sequence ATGTTTAAAAAGCAACTAACGTTATTAGCCAGTGTTTTAGCTATCGTAATTATTACGCTTGGCAGTTGTAAAAGCAAATACGAAAAGTTAAAAGCCAGTAACGATTACGCTAAAAAATACCAGGAAGCTATTAAGTACTATAATAAAAAGGACTATAACAAAGCTTTAGGTTTATTTGAGGTGCTGGTTGAGCGTTACCGTGGCCGTGAAGGTGCAGAAGACCTTTTTTATTACTACGCGTTTACGTATTACAAACAAAAAGACTATACATCGGCAAGATATCACTTCAAAACATTCGCCGATACCTATCCTTCAAGCCCAAGGGCCGAGGAGTGCCGTTTTTTCTCGGCTTATTGCTACTACCTTGATTCGCCGATATATTCGCTTGACCAGGATAATACATTAAAAGCTATCGACGCTTTGCAGTTGTTTATTAACCTTTATCCAAAAAGCGACCGTGTAGCCGAGGCCAGCAAGCTGATCCAGAACCTGCGCGATAAACTGGAAACCAAAGCTTATGCCAACGCCAAACTTTATTTAACTATCAGCGATTATCAATCGGCAGTGATAGCGTTCAACAACGCGTTGCGCGACTATCCTGATACCAAATACGGCGAGGAAATGGAATACCTTATTGTTAAAGCACAATATCAGTATGCTTACCATAGCTTTGAAACCAAACAGGAAGACCGTTTTAACCAGGCCATAGCTTATGCCGATCAGTTTGCCGAAAAATATCCTAACAGCAAATACCTGCACGAAACCCAAACTTATGCTAAAGACAGTCAGCAGGGTATAAAACAAGCGCAGCGTTTAATTGCCGAAGCGATGAGCAATGAAAAAACCGCAAAGAAACTTTTAAAGAAAGATACCGTAACAACGGCATCGCCGTCTGAAAAAAACCAGCCGCAAAAAATACCATATTAA
- the lpdA gene encoding dihydrolipoyl dehydrogenase, whose amino-acid sequence MQYDVIVIGSGPGGYVAAIRCAQLGLKTAIVEKYNTLGGTCLNVGCIPSKALLDSSEHYHNAAHAFKTHGINLKDLSIDFGQMIKRKQEVVDANTSGISYLMKKNKIDTHFGVGSFKDKNTITVKKGDGTVTEITGKNVIIATGSKPSALPFLPIDKKRIITSTEALTLSEVPKHLVLIGGGVIGLELGSVYARLGAKVSVIEFMDGIIPTMDKGLGRELQKVLTKLGMEFYLGHKVTGAAVKGKEVTVSFDTPKGEKKELKGDYCLVAVGRIAYTDGLGLENIGITVEERGRKITVDEHLETKVKGVYAIGDVIKGAMLAHKAEDEGTLVAEIIAGQKPHIDYNLIPGVVYTWPEVAAVGQTEEQLKATGVKYKTGSFPFKASGRARASGDLDGFVKVLADAATDEILGVHMIGPRAADMIAEAVVAMEYRASAEDISRMSHAHPTYTEAMREACLAATENRAIHI is encoded by the coding sequence ATGCAATATGATGTTATAGTTATAGGTTCGGGCCCGGGTGGTTATGTAGCCGCTATCCGCTGTGCCCAGCTGGGTTTAAAAACCGCAATTGTTGAAAAGTATAACACCCTTGGCGGTACCTGCCTTAACGTAGGCTGTATCCCGTCAAAGGCGCTGCTTGATTCGTCTGAACATTACCACAATGCTGCCCATGCTTTTAAAACACATGGCATCAACCTCAAAGATCTTTCGATAGATTTTGGGCAGATGATCAAACGTAAACAGGAAGTTGTTGATGCCAACACCAGCGGTATCAGCTACCTGATGAAGAAAAACAAGATCGACACTCATTTTGGTGTAGGATCATTCAAAGATAAAAACACTATCACCGTTAAAAAGGGCGATGGTACCGTTACTGAAATCACAGGTAAAAACGTGATTATTGCCACTGGTTCAAAACCGTCGGCTCTGCCGTTTTTGCCAATCGATAAAAAACGCATCATTACCTCAACCGAGGCTTTAACCTTGAGCGAAGTGCCTAAACACCTGGTACTGATCGGCGGCGGCGTTATTGGGTTGGAGCTTGGTTCGGTTTATGCACGTTTAGGTGCCAAGGTATCTGTAATTGAATTCATGGATGGTATTATCCCAACCATGGATAAAGGCTTAGGCCGTGAATTACAAAAAGTGCTGACCAAATTGGGCATGGAATTTTACCTTGGCCACAAAGTTACCGGCGCTGCTGTAAAAGGCAAAGAAGTAACCGTTAGTTTTGATACCCCTAAAGGCGAAAAGAAAGAACTTAAAGGCGATTACTGCCTGGTAGCCGTTGGCCGTATAGCTTATACTGATGGTTTAGGGTTGGAAAATATCGGTATCACTGTTGAAGAACGTGGCCGTAAAATTACAGTTGATGAACACCTGGAAACCAAAGTTAAAGGTGTTTATGCTATTGGCGATGTAATTAAAGGCGCTATGCTTGCCCACAAAGCCGAAGACGAAGGTACGCTGGTTGCCGAAATTATTGCCGGCCAAAAACCGCATATTGATTATAACCTGATCCCGGGGGTAGTTTATACCTGGCCTGAAGTTGCTGCTGTTGGTCAAACAGAAGAGCAGTTGAAAGCAACCGGTGTTAAATATAAAACAGGCTCATTCCCGTTCAAAGCAAGCGGCCGTGCCCGTGCCAGCGGTGACCTGGACGGCTTTGTGAAAGTATTGGCTGATGCCGCAACTGACGAAATCTTAGGTGTACACATGATTGGTCCGCGGGCTGCCGATATGATAGCCGAGGCCGTTGTGGCCATGGAGTACCGTGCAAGTGCCGAAGATATTTCGCGCATGAGCCATGCCCACCCAACGTATACCGAAGCCATGCGCGAAGCATGTTTAGCAGCTACAGAAAACAGGGCGATACATATTTAA
- a CDS encoding sterol desaturase family protein, translated as MRILASIGIVLLTIALMEFISWAMHKYLFHGPLWFIHKTHHQQRQGWLELNDLFSIGFAGFALWLMWIGHLSLNYRFWIGTGISIYGIIYFIFHDWFIHNRFKAFKSDNRYLAGIRRAHKIHHKSTEKYPSEEFGLLVVSRKRFKK; from the coding sequence ATGAGAATATTGGCTAGTATCGGAATTGTTTTATTAACCATTGCTTTAATGGAGTTCATCTCCTGGGCCATGCACAAATACCTTTTCCACGGGCCGCTATGGTTTATTCATAAAACACATCACCAGCAAAGGCAAGGCTGGCTTGAATTGAACGACCTATTCAGTATTGGTTTCGCAGGTTTTGCCTTGTGGCTGATGTGGATAGGACATTTGAGTTTGAACTACCGTTTTTGGATAGGGACTGGCATCAGTATTTACGGGATCATCTATTTTATCTTTCACGACTGGTTTATCCATAACCGGTTTAAGGCTTTTAAGAGTGATAACCGTTACCTGGCCGGGATCCGCCGGGCGCATAAAATCCATCATAAATCAACGGAAAAATATCCATCGGAAGAGTTTGGGTTGTTGGTGGTAAGCAGGAAACGGTTTAAGAAATGA
- the coaBC gene encoding bifunctional phosphopantothenoylcysteine decarboxylase/phosphopantothenate--cysteine ligase CoaBC: MLKDKNIVLGVCGSIAAYKSALLVRLLVKAGANVKVVMTAGATNFITSLTLSTLSKNPALVDYFKADTGEWNNHVELGLWADVIVIAPATANTLAKMANGLCDNLLSAVYLSAKCPVYFAPAMDLDMWLHPATRQNVSRLQSFGNIMIPPGNGELASGLYGEGRMAEPEEIIAFLEAESKKKLLLAGHKILVTAGPTHEAIDPVRFIGNHSSGKMGFAIADELALMGADVTLVTGPTAQISKQQNIKRVNVISAAQMLAACLTVYGDAKACIMSAAVADYTPAEVATQKIKKKDNDLSIELKKTTDILKTLGEAKREGQILVGFALETNDEEMNAITKLQKKNLDFIVLNSLNDAGAGFAGDTNKITIIDHELKKTTFGLKSKEAVARDICNKVAQLING; the protein is encoded by the coding sequence ATGCTTAAAGACAAAAACATTGTTTTAGGAGTTTGCGGCAGTATTGCAGCCTACAAATCGGCACTGCTGGTTAGGCTGCTGGTTAAAGCAGGTGCTAATGTTAAAGTGGTGATGACTGCCGGTGCCACCAACTTTATTACATCGCTTACACTATCAACACTATCAAAAAACCCGGCGTTGGTTGACTATTTTAAGGCTGATACCGGCGAATGGAATAACCATGTGGAGCTTGGCCTTTGGGCCGATGTGATAGTCATTGCCCCCGCCACGGCCAACACCCTTGCTAAAATGGCCAACGGGCTTTGCGATAACCTGCTTAGCGCTGTATATCTTTCGGCCAAATGCCCGGTTTATTTTGCCCCGGCTATGGACCTGGATATGTGGCTGCACCCGGCTACCCGCCAAAACGTAAGCAGGCTGCAATCATTTGGTAACATCATGATTCCGCCCGGTAATGGCGAACTGGCCAGCGGCCTCTATGGTGAAGGCCGGATGGCCGAACCTGAAGAAATTATTGCCTTCCTGGAAGCAGAATCAAAAAAAAAACTTCTTTTAGCCGGTCATAAAATACTGGTAACTGCCGGGCCAACCCATGAAGCTATAGATCCGGTTCGGTTTATCGGCAACCATTCGTCGGGCAAAATGGGATTTGCTATTGCAGATGAACTGGCTTTGATGGGGGCCGATGTCACTTTAGTGACCGGGCCTACTGCTCAGATCAGCAAGCAGCAAAATATAAAACGGGTTAATGTTATTTCGGCGGCACAAATGTTAGCGGCCTGCTTAACCGTTTATGGCGATGCAAAGGCTTGTATTATGAGCGCTGCCGTAGCCGATTATACTCCGGCCGAAGTTGCCACCCAAAAGATCAAGAAAAAAGACAACGACCTCAGCATCGAGCTGAAGAAAACCACTGATATATTAAAAACCCTCGGCGAGGCTAAACGAGAAGGACAAATATTGGTTGGTTTTGCCCTGGAAACCAACGATGAGGAAATGAACGCAATAACCAAACTGCAAAAGAAAAATCTTGATTTTATTGTACTAAATTCGCTTAACGATGCAGGCGCCGGTTTTGCGGGCGATACCAATAAGATAACCATTATTGATCATGAGCTTAAGAAAACTACTTTCGGCCTGAAAAGCAAGGAAGCCGTAGCCCGCGATATTTGCAATAAAGTTGCCCAACTGATAAACGGATGA
- a CDS encoding DUF4835 family protein, producing the protein MKKLLLYIALMFLCCRTVAQDLNARIQVLSPKIQVSNKRVFQTLETAMKDFLNGRKWSADPILPQERIDCNFVLNITNWDGSSNFTGELQVQSSRPVFGTSYASTLLNLNDKDISFSYTEGQTIDYTDQNFQGNLSSIMAFYANIIVGLDYDTFSKFGGTPYFLAAQTIVTNAQTSSYGGWKAFDGNVNRYWLSENLNNKLYNPLRSFLYDYHRNGLDLMADNVSKGRKAIDALLPLLQQIDRQRVGAMLPLIFYTAKSDELVSIYSKADNQERLTAMNLFLKLDPANGNKYQTLQK; encoded by the coding sequence ATGAAAAAACTGCTGCTTTACATTGCGCTGATGTTCCTTTGCTGCCGGACTGTGGCCCAGGACCTGAATGCACGTATCCAGGTATTATCGCCAAAGATCCAGGTAAGCAACAAACGCGTTTTTCAAACACTGGAAACTGCCATGAAGGATTTCCTGAACGGCCGCAAATGGAGCGCCGACCCCATTTTGCCCCAGGAACGAATTGATTGCAATTTTGTGCTGAATATTACCAACTGGGATGGCAGCAGTAACTTCACCGGTGAACTGCAGGTTCAATCGTCCCGGCCAGTTTTTGGCACATCCTATGCCTCTACCCTGTTAAACCTTAACGATAAAGACATCAGCTTTAGTTATACCGAGGGCCAAACCATTGATTATACCGATCAAAACTTCCAGGGCAATTTAAGCTCTATCATGGCTTTTTACGCCAACATCATTGTAGGGCTTGATTATGATACTTTTTCAAAGTTTGGCGGCACACCTTATTTTTTAGCCGCGCAAACTATAGTAACCAATGCACAAACATCATCATACGGTGGCTGGAAGGCTTTTGATGGCAATGTAAACCGCTACTGGTTATCAGAAAACCTCAATAATAAACTATATAATCCGCTGCGCAGTTTTTTGTACGATTATCACCGAAACGGGCTTGATTTGATGGCTGATAATGTAAGTAAAGGCCGCAAAGCCATTGACGCATTGTTACCCCTGCTGCAGCAGATAGACCGGCAGCGTGTAGGCGCCATGCTGCCTCTTATATTTTATACCGCCAAAAGCGATGAGCTGGTTTCCATTTACAGCAAGGCTGATAACCAGGAGCGTTTAACCGCCATGAACCTGTTTTTAAAGCTCGACCCGGCTAATGGGAATAAGTACCAAACTTTGCAGAAATAA
- a CDS encoding IS4 family transposase — MARTEIKIGIKIISELKSFVSLIVQNEPLLNNFRKSEKDFTRNRKLPFERLVLLIVKLCKKTLSIELEKFFEELGGQSPCSVSAFTQQRIKLKASFFYWWNNVLLSSYYHHAKQGDIKRWKGFRVVSADGSNVSLVNTPVLSNYFGGASNQSGCFVQAKTFYHYDVLNELVLMSRIMPYRYGEVPMAYDAIEQLKKDMLVIYDRNFCSYKMFALHLWAEEEIKFVIRGKNDQNMIKDFIAGGKHTAIVYLAPVTTAIKSLKESGFITTNKTLLKLRLVRVELENAVEVLVTNLWEEEGYPNSEFKALYFLRWGVETNISIQKNILQLEAFSGLTVESVEQDFYATVFMTNLHAVLIKDAQASVDNNLINRKYPMKVNKNKSFGKLKINLVAIFNDNNADHILEVLHKHFIRDILPVRKDRTFPRVRKNRQTNSKHRTYSNFKPAY, encoded by the coding sequence ATGGCCAGGACCGAGATAAAAATAGGAATAAAAATTATTTCCGAACTAAAAAGCTTTGTTTCTTTAATTGTCCAGAACGAACCTCTGTTGAATAATTTCAGAAAGTCTGAAAAAGACTTCACCCGAAATAGAAAACTCCCCTTTGAACGACTTGTTTTACTTATAGTTAAGCTCTGTAAGAAAACACTTAGCATAGAACTTGAAAAGTTTTTTGAAGAATTAGGAGGTCAGAGTCCCTGCTCAGTAAGCGCCTTTACCCAACAACGTATAAAATTAAAAGCATCTTTCTTTTACTGGTGGAACAATGTTCTATTAAGCAGTTATTACCATCATGCGAAGCAGGGGGATATAAAACGTTGGAAGGGTTTTCGGGTAGTTTCCGCAGATGGTTCTAACGTCAGTTTAGTAAACACACCTGTGCTAAGCAATTATTTTGGAGGTGCAAGCAATCAGAGTGGGTGTTTCGTACAAGCAAAGACATTTTACCACTATGACGTGCTGAATGAGCTTGTTCTGATGTCCCGGATCATGCCTTATCGTTATGGTGAGGTACCAATGGCTTATGATGCGATAGAACAACTGAAAAAAGATATGCTGGTTATTTATGACCGGAATTTTTGCAGTTATAAGATGTTTGCCTTGCATCTGTGGGCTGAAGAGGAAATCAAATTTGTCATCAGGGGAAAGAATGATCAGAATATGATAAAGGATTTCATAGCAGGAGGTAAACACACGGCCATTGTTTACTTAGCCCCTGTAACTACAGCTATCAAATCATTAAAAGAGAGTGGGTTTATCACAACCAATAAAACATTATTAAAACTGAGATTGGTACGGGTAGAACTGGAAAACGCGGTAGAGGTGCTGGTAACCAATCTTTGGGAAGAAGAAGGTTATCCCAATAGTGAATTTAAGGCGCTTTACTTTTTGAGATGGGGCGTAGAAACTAATATATCGATTCAGAAAAATATCCTGCAATTGGAAGCTTTCAGCGGCCTAACCGTTGAATCGGTTGAGCAGGACTTTTATGCAACTGTATTCATGACCAACCTACATGCTGTTTTAATAAAAGATGCTCAAGCATCGGTAGATAATAATCTGATAAATAGAAAATATCCCATGAAAGTGAATAAAAATAAGTCCTTTGGAAAGTTAAAGATTAATTTAGTGGCTATTTTCAACGACAATAATGCCGATCACATTTTAGAGGTATTACACAAACATTTTATCAGAGATATATTGCCCGTGAGAAAAGATAGAACCTTTCCACGAGTCAGAAAAAACAGGCAAACAAATAGTAAACACCGAACTTATTCTAACTTTAAACCAGCTTATTAA
- a CDS encoding DNA-directed RNA polymerase subunit omega encodes MTANNSNKPAAASSTVTRDLRELDTKTENIYESLVIMSKRANQISNNIKEELHQKLSEFASSNDNLEEVFENREQIEISKYYEKLPKPSLVAVQEFLDGKVYYRNPTKEV; translated from the coding sequence ATGACAGCTAACAACAGTAATAAACCAGCAGCAGCCAGCAGCACTGTAACCCGCGATTTACGCGAGCTGGATACCAAAACAGAGAACATCTATGAGTCGCTTGTGATTATGTCAAAAAGGGCAAACCAGATCTCGAACAACATTAAAGAAGAGCTTCACCAGAAACTTTCTGAATTTGCATCATCAAATGATAACCTGGAGGAAGTATTTGAAAACCGTGAGCAAATTGAAATTTCAAAATACTACGAAAAATTGCCTAAACCGTCATTAGTTGCCGTTCAGGAATTTTTAGATGGTAAAGTATACTACCGTAACCCAACTAAAGAAGTTTAG
- a CDS encoding glycosyltransferase family 39 protein: MDSSSASIFSSQKRPYFIVLLLAIVLNIAGIGIKFFTDDPALYSALARSMSQSNNFTDLIYHGNDWLDKPHFPFWAIAISFKIFGVNTIAYKLPALLFFFMAVVYTYKLAKKFYGEETAIIAILILLTAQHSVMSNTDIRAEPYIMGLLMGAVYHFYKLKERFSVADILLASIFTACAVMTKGIYLLIPIGTAIIGDYLFKGNIKGVFHWKWLLAFILVAVFTLPEIYSVYTQFDLHPEKVVFGRTGISGIHWFLWDSQFGRFNNNGYITNTHGDKLFFVHTLLWAFAPWAIILSYALYATVRKMLKKVAQPEYLCISGSVLMLLIFSLSKFQLPFYTNILFPFFAIITAVFVRSLKVSGEFKFFKITQYIITTLLLVAVIVLNFVFAPECWLVFTILIIAFIGLSIYIYKKSTQVCQPIFLFTCAVSILVNAYLATVAYPTIVNYRGDLSAAEYLNQNYPQQKVSAAVLSNTFDFYYKGDATYTNIDVILKTDSLKSRIIVADEKAIAELKGKGIDYTTIKTFEDFPHENLSLPFIIKKKRTATLDQFYLIRIR; the protein is encoded by the coding sequence GTGGATAGTTCATCAGCTTCAATTTTTTCATCGCAAAAACGGCCTTACTTCATAGTGCTGCTCCTGGCCATCGTGCTCAATATAGCAGGTATCGGCATCAAATTTTTTACTGACGATCCGGCTTTGTATTCGGCGTTAGCGCGGAGCATGTCGCAAAGCAATAATTTTACCGATCTCATCTACCATGGTAATGATTGGCTCGATAAACCTCACTTCCCTTTTTGGGCCATTGCCATTAGCTTTAAGATTTTTGGCGTAAATACCATTGCCTATAAGCTGCCTGCATTGTTGTTCTTTTTCATGGCCGTGGTTTATACCTATAAATTGGCCAAAAAGTTTTATGGCGAGGAAACAGCCATTATAGCCATCCTGATCCTGCTTACTGCCCAGCACAGTGTAATGTCAAATACTGATATACGTGCCGAGCCTTATATTATGGGTTTGCTGATGGGCGCTGTTTATCATTTTTATAAACTGAAAGAACGGTTCAGTGTTGCAGATATCCTGCTGGCATCCATATTTACGGCATGTGCTGTAATGACCAAAGGCATCTACCTGCTCATCCCTATCGGGACGGCGATTATTGGTGATTATTTATTTAAAGGGAATATTAAAGGGGTATTTCATTGGAAATGGCTGCTCGCATTTATTTTGGTGGCTGTGTTTACCTTGCCCGAGATCTATTCGGTATACACCCAGTTTGATCTTCACCCCGAAAAAGTTGTTTTCGGCCGCACCGGAATTTCCGGCATCCACTGGTTTTTGTGGGACAGCCAGTTCGGGCGTTTCAACAATAACGGTTACATCACCAATACACATGGCGATAAGCTGTTTTTTGTTCATACCCTGCTTTGGGCTTTTGCGCCATGGGCTATTATCCTGTCCTATGCCCTTTATGCTACCGTCCGTAAAATGTTAAAAAAAGTAGCTCAGCCGGAATATCTTTGCATTTCGGGAAGTGTGCTGATGTTGCTGATTTTTTCATTGTCCAAATTCCAGTTGCCTTTCTATACTAATATCCTGTTCCCGTTTTTCGCTATTATAACCGCTGTTTTTGTTCGCTCATTAAAGGTTAGTGGAGAGTTTAAGTTTTTCAAGATAACACAATACATTATCACAACGCTTTTGTTAGTAGCTGTTATTGTGCTCAACTTTGTCTTTGCGCCCGAATGCTGGCTTGTATTTACTATCCTGATTATAGCTTTTATAGGTTTAAGTATTTACATCTACAAAAAGTCAACGCAAGTTTGCCAGCCCATATTTTTATTTACATGCGCTGTTTCAATATTGGTGAATGCTTACCTGGCGACGGTTGCTTACCCTACTATTGTTAATTACCGCGGAGACCTTTCGGCGGCCGAATACCTCAATCAAAACTATCCTCAGCAAAAAGTGAGTGCCGCAGTTTTATCAAATACTTTTGATTTTTATTACAAAGGAGACGCTACTTATACCAACATTGATGTTATCCTGAAAACCGATAGCCTAAAAAGCCGGATCATAGTAGCCGATGAAAAAGCAATAGCTGAATTAAAGGGGAAAGGGATTGACTATACTACAATAAAAACATTTGAGGATTTCCCTCATGAAAATTTGAGCCTGCCTTTTATTATCAAAAAGAAGAGAACTGCTACTTTAGATCAGTTTTATTTGATAAGGATCAGGTAG